In gamma proteobacterium HIMB55, the genomic stretch TCATCGCCTTGGCACACTTCCTTAAGACCGCTTTCGGTATGTTCTCGACGCGAGTGAAGCAATCTACGATCGGCTCCTGCCCATTTGTCTCCTGGGGGCCAAAACACGTACCCAAGCTACAGTTACCCACCAAAACAGTCGTCGTGCCGTGTCGCACTACTTCGTCAAGCGCAGGCGCCACCTCTACTTCCAAATCAAGGTGCGTGTGAATATCGAGCATGCCTGGAATCAGCCACTTGCCGGATGCCTCGACACAGTGTGTAGCTTCAGATTTTGGAAGGCTTGCTCCTCGAGCGGCAACTACGCCATTAGCAATTGCGATGTCCTCAACACGACCCGGCGTCCCCTCGCCGTCGTAGACTTTTGCACCCGTGATTAAAAGATCCCACTGCGCCATGGTTACCCTGCCCTTTACGTAATTGTTATGAGGGAAATATAACGCTTTTTAAGCCCGCTTGATAAGGCTGCAGCGGCACTGACCGCGCCAATTTACTGCTCAAACAGACGAGTCACAGAGGGGGAAGTTTGGATGGACGATCGCCAAGGCGAAATATCGATGCCGCCGCGGCGCTGAAAAAAGCCTACAACCTGAAGTGAATCGGGTTTTAGAGCACTCTCTAGGCGCGAATAAAGGTCCTCTACACACTGCTCATGGAAACCCTGATGGTTACGAAGGCTCTCGATGCACCTACCTATAACTACAGCGTCAAATTGTGCTTCACAAACATCAATCATAAGTGTCGCCCAATCGGGTTGAGACGTAACGGGGCACAACGATCGAAAACCTAACGATGTAAATCGCTTGGTCGGCTGGTCAGCTGAGCTAAAAGGCTCCACCGCCTCAATCAAGCACGAACTCTTCTGAAGCGCTTCAAAGGTTTGAAGCTCAAGCTTAACGCTCGCTTCAGTAAGTGCAGAGAGATCCCGCTCGATGCAGACCACTGCATCGGTATCGGTGGCAAACGTATGTGCGTTCAGAGAGTTCAAATAGAGCTTAAGGGACTTGGATTCAACGGTATTGGGGCTCGAAGCCGGGATGATCAGCGCACCCGTTGCGTAGCGAACCTCACCTGAGTTCAGCAACCAGCTCAACTCATAGCAGTGCCATACATCATAGCCACTAGTCAGCTTAGTCGAGGGTTGAGCAATCTGGGAACGCCCTCGTCCCCGGTCTATTGCCTCCAAAACCTCGGGCGCGTAAATCTCCGGGGCGGCAACTACACTTCCTAAAACACCTGCCAAGATTAGGTTCTCAGTCTCGTGCCAGTCCCCAGAAGGTGCATTGCGTAAGCAAAAGACCCGATGGTAAGCGCCGCTAGCATGGTAAAGGACACGGTGATGTCTACGTCACTCACGCCCAAGACGCCATATCGAAAGGCGTTAACCACGTATACCAACGGGTTGATCTGCGAGATGCTAGCCCAGAAATCGGGCAGTAGATCGAGCGAATAAAAAACGCCACCGAGATAGGTCAGCGGCGTTAGCACGAAGGTAGGCACGATATTGACGTCATCGAAGGTGTTGGCAAAGACAGCGTTAATAAGCCCCAGCAGCGAGAACGAAATCGAGGTCAAAGTGACGACACCAATCACCACGAGCCAGCTGTGAATATCGAGCTTGGTGAAGAACAGCGCCACCGAAGTCACGATAATGGATACCAGAATGCCTCGGGATACACCGCCCGCAGCGTAGCCCAATACGATCACGTACGTCGGTGTGGGCGATACCAATAGCTCTTCAATGCTGTTGTTAAACTTCGCACCAAAAAAAGAGCCCACTACGTTCGCGTAGGTGTTCGTAATGATGGCCATCATGATCAGGCCCGGCACGACAAATTCCATGTAACTAACGCCGCCCATAGTGCCAATACGCTTGCCAATCAGGGTCCCAAAAATCAAAAAATACAGAGACATCGTGATAGCTGAAGGCAACAGGGTCTGTGTCCAAATGCGGAGGTAACGACGCACCTCTTTTCGCATGATGGTTAAAAAAGCGATCCACTGCTCATAGGGGCTCATGATGCGCCCTCCAGGACGTTTACAAACATCCTTTCAAGTCTGTTCTCTTTGTTGCGCATACTGACAACCGATACACCGAGCTCACCCAAAGCAGTGAATACACGAGCAAGCTCCTGCCCTTTTTCAATTTCAACCTCTAGACACTGAGGTTCGACCTGCCGAACTTGGTACCCCGGTATGGAGATACCACTGGGCAATTCCTCTTGCGTATCGAGGAGGAATGTCTCGCTGTTGAGGCCACGCAGCAAATCTCTGATCGCACCGTCGGTAACGATTTTTCCTTGGTTAATGATACCTACGTTGCGACACAACATTTCTGCCTCTTCGAGGTAGTGGGTTGTCAAGATGATGGTTCGACCCTCGTCGTTAGTTTCGCGAAGGAAATCGTACATGCTGCGGCGCATTTCAATATCAACACCTGCAGTCGGTTCGTCCAAGATCAGTACACGGGGCTCATGCACTAGCGCGCGAGCGATCATCAGTCGACGCTTCATACCCCCGGATAACATGCGCATCTGAACGTGTTGCTTGTCCGCAATACCCAGTTTTTCCAGGTAGTATTCGGCGCGCTGGCGTGCAAGTCCGATGGGGATGCCGTAGTAGCCCGCCTGATGAATCAAAACGTCCTCAACTTTTTCGAAGACGTTAAAATTAAATTCCTGTGGAACGATGCCGATTTGCTTCTTGGCGAGTGAGAAATCTTCATCAATATCAATGCCACAGATTTTCACAGAGCCGCCGGATTTCGACACCAGAGAGCTCACAATACCAATCGTGGTCGACTTCCCCGCACCATTCGGTCCTAAGAGTGCATAAAAGTCGCCCTCCTCAACCTTAAGATCGATTCCTTTTAGTGCCTGAAAACCATTTGCATAGGTTTTCTGGAGATTCGAGATTTCTAAGGCCGCCGGCATGAGGGCTCCGCTACAAAATGGAGCGCGGAGTTTACCTAAAACGAATAAGTTTTTCGAAACCTTTGCAAGAATGCTTGACGACGGAACTTAGTCTCACTACTATGCGCGACCTTACGAAGAGCACTACGTGCACCACGTTCCGTCCCCTTCGTCTAGTGGCCTAGGACACCGCCCTTTCACGGCGGGAACAGGGGTTCGAACCCCCTAGGGGACGCCATTTTTTGCGGGAATAGCTCAGCTGGTAGAGCGCAACCTTGCCAAGGTTGAGGTCGCGAGTTCGAACCTCGTTTCCCGCTCCAATTTTTCTCTCATGATTTCTCAGAAGCGCGTACAATGCTGCGCTTCACGGCGCCGTATGGCGCGCAGATATGAGCTGAGATCATGAAAGACTATTCCCCCGCTGAGTTAGATACGCTAGCCCTGCATGCTGGCGGTAAACCTGACCCCACTACCGGGGCACGGGCGACGCCGATTTATCAAACAGCATCCTATTGCTTCCCGGACTCTGACTACGCGGCAGCGCTGTTCAATATGGAGCGCCCAGGGCACGTTTATTCACGCCTGAGTAACCCCACGACCGCCGTTCTTGAGGAGCGAATCTCAGCACTAGAGGGTGGTGTAGGCGCTATTGCAACAGCGAGCGGTCAGGCGGCGCTGCAATTAGCCATCATGACCATCATGGACGCAGGCGCGCACATCGTTGCTTCGAATGCGCTCTATGGTGGTAGCCACAATCTGCTGGGCTACACCCTTCCGCGTTTTGGCATCACCACAACCTTTGTTGACCCTCGTGATGAGGACGCTGTTAGAGCCGCAATACGTCCAGAGACTCGCTTGATCTTTGGTGAAACTGTTGGCAACCCAGGACTCGATGTTCTGGACATTCCGCGGATTTCGGCGATTGCCCATGAGAACGGTATTCCACTCCTTGTCGATTCAACTTTTACGACGCCTTACCTCATCAAGCCATTTGAACTCGGTGCAGATCTTGTCATGCACTCCGCCACCAAGTTTTTGAGTGGCCACGGCATCGTTATCGGTGGCTTGTTAGTCGACGGTGGACGCTTCGACTGGGACGCCTCAGGTAAATTCCCTCAGCTTTCCGAGCCCTATAAAGGTTTTCACAACCTTGTATTCACCGAAGAGTTTGGTCCCGCTGCGTTCATCTCGAGAGCCCGCAAAGAGGGTCTCCGTGATTTCGGCGCCTGTCAGAGCCCGACGAGTGCTTTTTACATCATGCAAGGCATGGAAACGCTCGGCGTGAGAATGGAAAAGCATATTTCAAATACTCGAGCTGTCGTGGACTTCTTAAACAGCCACGATGCTGTGTCCGACGTGGCACACCCTGATCTCGAAAGCCATCCTGATCATGCATTGGCGAGAGAACTGCTTCCCAAGGGCGCCAGCGCGGTATTCACTTTTGAAATCAAAGGTGGCCGTGAAGCAGGTATCGCTTTTGTAAACGCGCTCAATCTATTCTCACATCTCGCTAATGTGGGAGACGCAAAGTCGCTCGTCATTCATCCCGCAAGTACAACGCACTTCCGTATGGACGAGGCAGCGCTTGCAGCAGCAGGCATTGGTGAAGGCACCATCCGCCTTTCCGTGGGCCTAGAAGATCCGAAAGATTTGATAGCGGATCTCAAGGCGGGCCTGCGTGCTGCAGAGAAAGCAGCTGCGAAAGTGGCAGAGAGTCATGCAAAAGGGGCAGTTAAATGAAGCTGACCATCAATAACGAGCAGGTTTACCTTTACACGAACAATAAAGAAATAGACTCCTCAAAGCCCTCGGTGATGTTTATTCATGGCGCCGGCTTTGATCACAGTGTTTGGACGCTGTTTGCGAGGCATTTTTCTCGTCATAACTGGAATGTACTGGCGATCGATCTTCCCGGGCACGGCCGCTCGTCGGGTGATACGCTCACTTCAATCGAGGCTATGTCTGATTGGGTTGTCAGTGTTCTAGATCACTTCTCAATCGAGAATGTAGCGCTTGTCGGCCACAGCATGGGCAGCCTCATTACCATAGAAACAGCCTCGAAAATCAAAGCGCGCGCTTCCAAAGTCGTCCTGATCGGCTCGATTGCACCGATGCCAGTTTCAGAACCTATACTCGATGCGACCGCCAATAAACCGGGTGCCGCACATGCAATGCTCACGTCGTTTGGTTTTAGCAAGCAAAATTTGATGGGCGGCAATCCCAACCCTGGTATGTGGATGGTCAGCGATAGCATGCGGCGCTACGAGGACGAAATACAGCCGGCTCTGGATCTCGATATGCGCGCTTGCAATGCCTATCGGAACGGGCTTGAAGCTGCGGCGGAAATCACTGCGCCAAGCTTAATGATTCATGGCGATGCCGATCGTCTAACACCGTTGCGGGCGACGAAAACCTTACAGTCGACGCTCAGTGGTGCACGTATCAGTGTTGTGCCCGGGGCAGGACATTCGCTCATGGTGGAAGACCCCAACCACGTACTTGATGAACTCAAAGCGCACCTACTCTAAAGGTTATCTGTAATGAGCGATGGAAACGTTAGCACTCTGAAAATCACTCTTCTCGATGGTGGGCTGGGTCAGGAACTTATTAAACGGAGCTCCGCACCGCCTCATCCGCTATGGTCGACCAAGGTCATGCTCGATGAGCCCCATTTAGTCTCAGACATCCACAGAGACTTCTGTGATGCTGGCGCACGCGTCATTTGCCTCAACACCTACGCAGTTAGTCGTCATCGACTAAAGACCTTTGCACCTGAGCACTCTGTGAAGGAGATGCTCGACGCAGCGGCAACGACGGCAAAATCTGGCATCAGCGCGTCGTCAGCTACAAACCCTGTGTCAACAGTCGCTTCGTTACCACCGCTCAATGCGTCTTATGACCATACCGTTGCGCCTGACTTCGACAATGCCTACGAGCAATACAGTGAGTTGGTGGCATTGCAGAAAGACAGCGTCGAGGGGTTTCTTTTGGAGACCATGAGTAACATTGCCGAGGCAACGGCAGGCGCCAAAGCGATTCGCGATGCAGGCGTCATTGGTGCCGTAGGCTTCACATTGAGTGATAGCGACCCCCAAAAACTCCGCTCTGGAGAGCTCCTTGCAGATGCTATCGCCGCGGTAAAACCCTACTCGCCTGACGCCATCATGCTTAACTGCTCGACGCCAGAGGTCGTTACTGAGGGGCTCAAGACGGCCCTTGCCTCCGGTATTCGATGCGGCGCCTATGCCAATGGCTTTACCTCCGTGGAGGCCTTGGTACCCGGCAGTACGGTAGATCGACTTGCAAGTCGCAAAGATCTGGGTCCGGATGACTACTTGGCGTTTGTGAAAACCTGGCTTGAAATGGGTGTAGAGATTATTGGTGGCTGCTGCGAAATTGGCCCCGATCACATCAGAGCCATTCGCTCCTATCTTGATGAGCAGGGTATTGAAACAACCGAAGCGCTCGCTCCCTGAACCAACGCTCCGTCTTTAATGGTTCATTTGCCCTGTTACTCATTCGATTGTCTGTCAATCACTCTTTTTCGAGATCGATCGACAAGCTGTTGATGCAGTAGCGTAATCCTGTTTCCGTGGGCCCGTCGGGGAAGACATGCCCAAGGTGGCCTCCACAGTTATGGCAAAGCACCTCCGTACGAACCATGCCGTAGCTCGTGTCGCGCTCCTCAGTAATTGCCACCTCGGCTACTGGACGATCGAAGCTTGGCCAACCGCAACCGGCGTCGAACTTACTCTCTGACTGAAAGAGTACCTCACCACAGCCTCGGCACTTGTACGTGCCTGCATCAGTTGTATCCCAATACTCACCCGTAAACGCGCGCTCGGTGCCCTTCTGACGGAGTACGTGATACTCGTCCGCGGTCAGCTTCTCTCGCCAGTAAGCATCATCTTTATCAGTCATAACGGCCTCTCTTTGCGCATTGATTAAATCTCACCACTGATATGAGGGGAAATTACCGGATTTCAATAGGATGTTGTATTCCATCGACTTGGTTCGCTCCCCTGCCTCGAAGCCGTTTTGAAACGGCGAATCTCCGCATGCACCGAAGACAGTGGGTAAAACGAAGATTACTAGACCACCGCAACGCCGAGACTCTCCATCCAACCTGCGAAGCGTGGTGTCACCCCATGCTTTACGGATACCGCTGAGCCCTGGAGCTGTTGGCGCATCGCATACTGGCGACGTTGTGTTTCGAACTCTTCTGGGCTGTGATCCTTAGCCCATGCAAGGCGAAAGTCTCGATCATCCTGCTCGATACGGCCGATATCACGGAGTAGCGCTGACAGTGTCTGGAGATCATCCCCGGTATCCGTTAGCACCATGGGTAACTTCTGATGTTGCTCTACCACCGTACCCTCGCAGTCCAGCGCCAGAGCATTTATCAGCGCCGGAATCAGAAAGTCCGTGGCGTTGTTTTTCGATAATTCCGAATAGCCCGCTATGTGAGGTGTTCCGAATCGAACTCGATTAAGCAACTCTGGTGGCACGTGAGGCTCGTCTGGCCAAGTATCAAGAACGACCTCAACACCACGCCCTAGAAGCTGCTCAACTGCCTCACACGTTATCAGGCCGCCTCTCCCTGCGTTGATGAAGAGTGCATTCCTCTTAACTAAGTCTGCTTCCTTTACCCCTATCATGTGATAACTCGGAAACGGTGGGGCTTCGACCAGTGCTGCATGCAAGCTGACAACGCTGCAATCGAGAACCTCCTCTAACGTCACCGACTCAACATCAACGGCAAATTCAGTCACCCACGGGTCATAGACTTTTACCGTCGCTCCAAGCCTCGACAGTCGATCTGCCAAGGCCCTTCCAACATTACCGTAGCCAACGAGTCCGACATCAGAGCCATCTACGACGTCCTCCAGCCGTCCACACAAGCTTATTGCACTCAGCACGTAGTCTCCGACAGCAGCTGCATTACAGCCCGCGGCGCTTGCAAAACTGATGTCATTAGCAGCCAAGTATTCGAGATCAATATGGTCAGTGCCGGCACTTGCCGTTCCAACAAATTCGACGCCTGTTTTGGCTAGAAGGGACTCATCAACACGTGTGACTGTCCGAGTCAGCAACGCTTGAGCACCGATCAGACTGTTATTGCTAATCTCGCCCCCAGCGATGGGCATAAGATCAATGGGTAGCGCACGTAGTCTATTTGTTACTCGAATAGCGCTATCGATCACAACTCTCGGCCTAGTCATCTGCCGCTAATCCACCTGTGCCAACTGACTCTGATTGTCTGAGGCACTCACTTGGGATCCAATGTGGCAGTGGGCTAAATCACTGAGAGCGTGCCGAAACACTTCTGCTCGATGAGGCAGGCCATCAATCATCAATATTTCAAACTGCTCTTCAACAGCTGCTGCAAATTCGACAATTGCGGGGTCGCTTAATGAAACAGATAGGTTATCAACGCTCACTTTGAACGGAATCCCCGCGGCCATACAGAAGACTTTTTCTACGGCTTGGGGCTTTACCTCAACACCGTAAAACGAAGTCTGCTGCGCTTCATCCCGTCCATCTGGCGCGTACCAATAACCGTAATCGGGCAATGTGCGACGAGTCGAACCGGCAACGCACCAGTGCGCCACCTCGTGGAGCGCACTACGAACAAAGTCCTCGCGGAAGTAAATGATATTAGGTGAACCGGGCTCGTAGTAAGGCTCGTCAGCGCCTCCAACGAGAATCGTACCCTCACTGGCGCTGAACCTACTGTTAAAACGATCAATCACCTGGTCAGCGGTTGGCTTGTAAACGGGTAGAGGCTGTTTCACTTACCCTGCTTTCCTAACGCGATAAATAAACTGACCATTGTCCGCTGTGCTCTCGAGCAGATTGTGACCTAGAAACTCGCAGAAGTTTGCTACATCGCGTTGTGTGGAGGGATCAGTGGCGGTCAACAACACAGTTTCTCCAGCCTCAGCGCGACGGATTGCCGCATGCAGCATCATCACCGGCTCGGGGCACTTAAGCCCCGTCGCGTCTACCGCGTGATCACTATCCGACTCCGCCATATAGCCTCTGATTGACGATTACTGCTGCTTTCTAGTGCTACTGAGGCTTAGTGAACTTCAAGGTCATGCGGTCGCTTTCACCGATGGCGGCGTACTTCGCACGATCCTTTTCACCTTCAGTGAACGAAGGCGGTAGCGTCCAGACACCTCTTGGGTAGTCTTTTGTATCCTTTGCATTCGCATTGATTTCACTCGTCGACTCGAGAACAAAACCGGCAGCTTTAGCCATGGCAATGACCTTAGACTCGGGCACATACGCCTTTCGCTTCATCTCATCGAGCGAAATGCCTTCTTGCCCTCGATGCTGAACAATCCCGAGCGTACCCCCAGGTTTCAGTGAACGAAAAATGTCAGCTAACGCAGCGTCAGCATTGCCTGCACGCAGCCAAGAGTGAACATTTCTGAAGACCAGCGCCAGATCCACAGAACCTGCGGCAACATCGATGGGGGATGTGGGTGGTTGCATGACCCGCACGTCCACACCTGAGTAAATATCATTATTCTCACCCAGCTTTTGCAAGTAACGACCCAGAGAACGGCGACTATAAGCACTTCCATTGGGTGAGCCGTGTCCGGCAATCAACTTGCCCTGTTCGGATAATAGCGGCGCAAGAACCTCGGTATACCAACCGCCACCGGGTGACACCTCAAGTACAGTCATATCAGGCTCAAGCCCAAAGAAGGACAAGGTTTCCTTGGGGTGACGATGTGCATCTCGCGCTTTATTTGCATCGCTTCGGTGATCACCTGCAAGCGCAACACCCCAGTTCAAATTGGCGTGCGCACCGTGGTGCCCGTCAGCAAGTGCATGGGGCGCTAACATCATTAATAGCAAAGCCAGCTTTCTCATAGTCAACTCCTTGAGCAAAAACTGCGTAGAAACCGCGAGGAGTCCCGCACAACGTGCGACGACCCTGTTCTTTAAGTAGATGATACCTTTTAAGGACCTCGAGGGGGATGCATGCAACAACAATACGTCATCACATTCGCGGGCGCAGACCGAACAGGCTTGGTTGAGACGCTGGCAGATATGGTTGCGGCTCACGGCGGTGATTGGCAGCAAAGTGAACTGACACGACTCGGCGGTGCCTTTGCTGGCGCAGTGTTGGTAAACGTGACCAGCGATGGGTTTGCGGATTTAAAGCGAGACATCGAGAGCCATAACGGCGATGGTTTGGTGGTGGGCTTAACACCCGTTAAGGCATCGCCAATGCTCGAGCCAAACCTTTATCTGACCTTAACTGGACCCAATCGACCGGGAATCGTCTACGAAGTAACCCACGAACTCAGTGACTCAGACATCAACATTCTTCACTTCAGCTCTAGCGTAGAGAACGCCGCCTGGTCAGGAGGTGACCTTTTCATTGCAGAGTTGTCAGTGCGAGCACCTGACTCACTAGACATCGCCGACTTGAGAGATCGTCTCGACCAAATTGAGAATAAAATGACGCTGGAGATCGATATCGAGCCCGGCACCCAATAACTCGGCGCCTCACTCAATTCACAGGGCGTAACTTACGGCTTTTAATTTATCGGCGTCGACGAAGAATCCGAAGTAGCAATGCAGCAGGAAGTGCTGCGATGACAACGAAAACCACGCCTTGGATGCTGAGCCACACATACTCAAGCAAAGCATCAGCCGAGACGCCAACAATATCCACGGCACCCCAAATCAGAGCGGCCGTTGCGAGAATGCCGAGTGTTGCGGTTCTCAGTGCTTTGACGTATCGACGATTCAACACAGTTACGATCAGATGACAGGCGTAGGTGATACCACGTCAGCGTTTTGGCCACGCTGACGCAGTGCGTGGTCCATCAACACCAGAGCCATCATAGCCTCAGCGATAGGGACCGCACGAAGACCCACACAGGGGTCGTGACGACCTGTTGTTACCACATCGGCAACATCACCGTTCACATCAATACTTTGACCGGGCACTTGGATAGATGAAGTTGGTTTGAGCGCAATCTTCACGGTCAGTGGCTGACCGCTTGAAATACCTCCCAAGACGCCTCCAGCATGGTTACTCAAAAACCCATTGGGTGTGAGCTCGTCACGATGCTCACTACCTCGCTGGTTTACAACGTCAAAGCCGTCACCTATTTCGACACCTTTGACCGCGTTAATCCCCATCATGGCCGAGGCAATATCGGCATCGAGACGATCAAAAATGGGCTCTCCCCATCCCGGAGGCAAGCCGTCAGCAACGATCTCTAGTTTGGCGCCAATCGAGTCACCGTCGCGTCGAATCTGTGTCATGTAGGCTTCTAATTCAGGAATAAGCGCAGCGTCGCCACAAAAGAAAGGATTGGTCTCCACAAGATCCCAGTCGGTTTGCGCGACATTCAGAGGTCCAAGCGCACTCAAACAGCCACGAATACGAATACCGTAGCGCTCAGAAAGCCATTTTTTAGCTACAGCACCTGCGGCTACGCGCATCGCTGTCTCTCTTGCAGAGGATCGACCGCCACCTCGGTAGTCACGCACCCCATACTTTTGCTGATAAGTGTAGTCAGCATGGGCTGGACGAAAAACGTCCTTAATCTTGCTGTAATCCTTGGACTTCTGATCCGCATTCATAATCAGCAGTCCAATGGGCGTTCCCGTTGTCATCCCCTCAAAAACACCCGACAAAATTTGAACTTCGTCCGGCTCCTTACGTTGCGTCGTAAAACGCGACGTTCCAGGCTTCCGGCGATCGAGATCAGGTTGCAAATCTGCTGCGCTGAGCGCTAACCCGGGTGGGCACCCGTCGATAATGCAGCCAAGGCCGAGTCCATGACTCTCACCGAAGGTTGTGACGGTAAATAACTTACCGAAGGTGTTGCCAGACATATCTCTTCCTATACCTCTTCGGGCTCTACCCCT encodes the following:
- a CDS encoding glycine cleavage system regulatory protein (PFAM: ACT domain) — protein: MQQQYVITFAGADRTGLVETLADMVAAHGGDWQQSELTRLGGAFAGAVLVNVTSDGFADLKRDIESHNGDGLVVGLTPVKASPMLEPNLYLTLTGPNRPGIVYEVTHELSDSDINILHFSSSVENAAWSGGDLFIAELSVRAPDSLDIADLRDRLDQIENKMTLEIDIEPGTQ
- a CDS encoding chorismate synthase (PFAM: Chorismate synthase~TIGRFAM: chorismate synthase), translating into MSGNTFGKLFTVTTFGESHGLGLGCIIDGCPPGLALSAADLQPDLDRRKPGTSRFTTQRKEPDEVQILSGVFEGMTTGTPIGLLIMNADQKSKDYSKIKDVFRPAHADYTYQQKYGVRDYRGGGRSSARETAMRVAAGAVAKKWLSERYGIRIRGCLSALGPLNVAQTDWDLVETNPFFCGDAALIPELEAYMTQIRRDGDSIGAKLEIVADGLPPGWGEPIFDRLDADIASAMMGINAVKGVEIGDGFDVVNQRGSEHRDELTPNGFLSNHAGGVLGGISSGQPLTVKIALKPTSSIQVPGQSIDVNGDVADVVTTGRHDPCVGLRAVPIAEAMMALVLMDHALRQRGQNADVVSPTPVI